A genome region from Ursus arctos isolate Adak ecotype North America unplaced genomic scaffold, UrsArc2.0 scaffold_18, whole genome shotgun sequence includes the following:
- the INIP gene encoding SOSS complex subunit C isoform X2 codes for MATNPSGQGFQNKNRVAILAELDKEKRKLLMQNQSSTNHPGASIALSRPSLNKDFRDHAEQQHIAAQQKAALQHAHAHSSGYFITQDSAFGNLILPVLPRLDPE; via the exons gttttcaaaataaaaacagagttgCGATCTTGGCAGAActggacaaagagaaaagaaaattactaatGCAGAACCAATCTTCAACTAATCATCCTGGAGCGAG CATCGCGCTCTCGAGACCCTCTCTTAATAAGGACTTCCGGGATCATGCCGAGCAGCAGCACATCGCAGCCCAACAAAAGGCGGCTTTGCAG cacgcacacgcacactccTCTGGATACTTCATAACTCAAGACTCTGCCTTTGGGAATCTTATTCTTCCCGTCTTACCTCGCCTTGACCcagaatga
- the INIP gene encoding SOSS complex subunit C isoform X3 — MQNQSSTNHPGASIALSRPSLNKDFRDHAEQQHIAAQQKAALQHAHAHSSGYFITQDSAFGNLILPVLPRLDPE; from the exons atGCAGAACCAATCTTCAACTAATCATCCTGGAGCGAG CATCGCGCTCTCGAGACCCTCTCTTAATAAGGACTTCCGGGATCATGCCGAGCAGCAGCACATCGCAGCCCAACAAAAGGCGGCTTTGCAG cacgcacacgcacactccTCTGGATACTTCATAACTCAAGACTCTGCCTTTGGGAATCTTATTCTTCCCGTCTTACCTCGCCTTGACCcagaatga